A section of the Candidatus Krumholzibacteriia bacterium genome encodes:
- a CDS encoding dihydroorotase encodes MKNWLEVSSMDRWWVDNVKVVDPVADRVFDGSLCVQDGLIAELREGPAPEDAPRLDGEGLHLAPGLVDLHVHLREPGFEEKETIESGSRSAARGGVTTLCAMPNTNPVCDDGPRVSYILERSAQAGFAKVLPVGAITRGSEGRELADLGEMHYEGACAFSDDGRPVSDSGVMRRAMELGRTWDALIMSHSEERSLSEGGQVHEGAMSAKLGLEGIPREAESIAVDREVRLSRLTGARLHLCHLSSGSSVEILRRAKADGLKVTGETTPHYLLLDDSAIEGYDTHKKMNPPIREKSDQEALVAGLCDGTLDAVATDHAPHTEIEKNVEFAYAPFGVIGLETSLAAVLTRLYHSKLMELPRVLALMSSRPGAILGGNAGSLEPGSPADLCLFDPEEEWLVRAEDMASRSRNTAFEGMTLRGRVRATFLNGSPVYRRTMDEGKENEVFTPAKRMQESAS; translated from the coding sequence ATGAAGAACTGGCTGGAAGTTAGCAGCATGGATCGCTGGTGGGTGGACAATGTGAAAGTGGTCGATCCTGTGGCCGACCGGGTTTTCGATGGCTCGCTCTGTGTTCAGGATGGTCTCATTGCGGAGCTTCGTGAAGGCCCGGCGCCGGAAGATGCTCCCCGTCTCGATGGAGAGGGTCTCCACCTCGCCCCGGGTCTGGTGGACCTTCATGTTCACCTTCGTGAACCGGGCTTCGAAGAAAAGGAAACGATCGAGTCGGGCAGCCGTTCCGCCGCTCGTGGCGGAGTGACCACACTTTGTGCCATGCCCAATACCAATCCAGTCTGCGATGATGGCCCCCGGGTGTCCTACATCCTGGAACGCTCGGCGCAGGCCGGTTTTGCAAAGGTGCTTCCCGTGGGAGCCATTACCCGGGGCAGTGAGGGCCGGGAACTGGCGGATCTCGGGGAGATGCACTACGAAGGAGCCTGTGCCTTCAGCGATGATGGGCGACCGGTCAGTGATTCGGGAGTGATGCGAAGGGCCATGGAACTGGGAAGAACCTGGGACGCACTCATAATGAGTCACAGCGAGGAGCGAAGCTTGTCAGAGGGAGGGCAGGTTCACGAGGGAGCCATGTCGGCGAAACTGGGTCTCGAGGGGATTCCCCGGGAGGCAGAGTCCATTGCGGTGGATCGGGAGGTCAGGCTGTCTCGTCTTACGGGTGCCCGCTTGCATCTCTGCCACCTCTCGAGTGGATCCTCGGTGGAAATCCTCCGCCGCGCCAAGGCCGATGGCCTGAAAGTGACCGGAGAGACGACTCCCCACTATCTTCTTCTGGATGACTCGGCCATTGAAGGCTACGACACTCACAAGAAGATGAACCCCCCGATTCGTGAGAAGAGCGATCAGGAAGCACTGGTCGCGGGGCTTTGCGATGGAACACTCGATGCTGTCGCCACCGACCATGCGCCACATACGGAGATTGAGAAAAATGTGGAATTCGCCTACGCTCCCTTCGGCGTGATCGGTCTGGAGACCAGCCTGGCCGCCGTGCTGACCCGTCTTTACCATTCGAAGCTGATGGAACTTCCCCGGGTCCTGGCGCTGATGAGCAGCCGCCCCGGTGCCATCCTCGGTGGGAATGCCGGAAGTCTGGAGCCAGGAAGTCCTGCGGATCTCTGTCTCTTTGACCCGGAGGAAGAATGGCTTGTGCGGGCAGAGGACATGGCATCGCGCTCCAGAAACACGGCCTTTGAGGGAATGACCCTGCGGGGCCGGGTTCGGGCGACCTTCCTCAACGGCAGTCCGGTTTACCGTCGCACAATGGACGAAGGGAAAGAGAATGAGGTGTTTACTCCCGCAAAAAGGATGCAGGAAAGCGCGTCCTGA
- the pyrR gene encoding bifunctional pyr operon transcriptional regulator/uracil phosphoribosyltransferase PyrR: protein MPTESPTQFRQKAVLLSPEQVHRAIKRMTHEILERNSRIEDLVILGIRTRGIPLAERIAAYLASIEGGGQVPTGSLDITFYRDDLRTVGPQPEVGETRIPVDISGKQVILVDDVLYTGRTVRSAMDEIMDYGRPASIQLVSLIDRGHRELPIRADYVGKNVPTSSRETVEVLIEEIDGRDEVLLMEVDQ, encoded by the coding sequence ATGCCCACTGAAAGTCCCACACAATTTCGCCAGAAAGCCGTCTTGCTGAGTCCGGAGCAGGTACACCGGGCGATCAAGCGAATGACCCATGAGATTCTCGAGAGGAACTCCCGGATCGAGGATCTCGTGATTCTCGGCATTCGCACCCGGGGCATTCCTCTGGCCGAACGAATTGCCGCCTACTTGGCCAGCATCGAAGGGGGCGGGCAGGTTCCGACCGGAAGCCTGGACATTACCTTCTACCGCGATGACCTGCGCACCGTGGGACCACAACCGGAGGTCGGTGAGACTCGCATTCCCGTGGACATCAGCGGAAAGCAAGTGATTCTGGTGGACGATGTTCTCTACACGGGGCGCACGGTGAGAAGCGCCATGGACGAGATCATGGACTATGGCCGCCCCGCTTCCATCCAGCTTGTCTCCCTGATCGACCGTGGACACAGGGAACTTCCCATCCGGGCGGACTATGTCGGCAAGAACGTGCCGACCAGCAGTCGCGAGACCGTGGAGGTTCTTATCGAGGAGATCGACGGCCGGGACGAGGTTCTTCTGATGGAGGTGGACCAATGA
- a CDS encoding aspartate carbamoyltransferase catalytic subunit codes for MSFQQQHLLDLESLSSSEILHILDTAESFLEVSEREIKKVPTLRGFTVVNLFFENSTRTRVSFELAEKRLSADVVNFSASTSSVRKGETLLDTVENLLAMKMDMIVMRHGASGAAKYLSERVPASVINAGDGTHEHPTQGLLDLMTMRQQLGELEGRKVVILGDILHSRVARSNIQGLRKLGAEVVLCGPPTFIPPGMEDLGVKVEFDLESAIKGAHALNILRIQKERQEAGFLPSLRAYARDWQVQSRHLSLLDQEGIIMHPGPMNRGVEISPEVADGDRSVILQQVTNGVAVRMAVLYLLSQARRNAPAETQETLSMEVGA; via the coding sequence ATGAGCTTCCAGCAGCAACACCTTCTCGATCTTGAAAGTCTCTCTTCCAGTGAAATCCTGCACATTCTCGACACGGCCGAGAGCTTTCTCGAGGTCAGCGAGAGGGAAATCAAGAAGGTTCCCACGCTTCGCGGCTTTACCGTGGTGAATCTGTTTTTCGAAAACAGCACCCGCACGCGGGTCAGCTTTGAACTGGCGGAAAAACGACTCAGTGCTGATGTGGTCAACTTCAGTGCTTCGACCAGTTCCGTTCGCAAGGGCGAAACCCTCCTGGACACGGTGGAGAATCTTCTCGCCATGAAGATGGACATGATCGTAATGCGGCACGGTGCCAGTGGCGCGGCCAAGTATCTGTCCGAGCGGGTTCCTGCGAGCGTCATCAATGCGGGAGACGGGACGCACGAGCATCCTACTCAGGGCCTTCTGGATCTGATGACCATGAGGCAGCAGCTGGGGGAACTTGAGGGAAGAAAGGTCGTGATTCTGGGCGACATTCTTCACAGTCGTGTCGCAAGAAGCAATATTCAGGGACTCCGGAAACTGGGAGCAGAGGTCGTTCTCTGCGGGCCGCCCACCTTCATCCCTCCGGGCATGGAGGATTTGGGGGTCAAGGTGGAATTCGATCTTGAGTCGGCCATCAAGGGTGCGCATGCCCTGAACATTCTTCGCATCCAGAAGGAAAGGCAGGAGGCAGGCTTTCTGCCAAGCCTCCGGGCCTATGCCAGAGACTGGCAGGTTCAGTCCCGCCATCTGTCCCTTCTTGATCAGGAGGGAATCATCATGCATCCGGGGCCCATGAACCGGGGAGTGGAAATCAGCCCCGAAGTGGCAGACGGTGATCGATCGGTCATTCTCCAGCAGGTTACTAATGGAGTCGCCGTTCGAATGGCGGTTCTCTACCTGCTCAGCCAGGCGCGTCGGAACGCGCCCGCAGAGACGCAAGAAACCCTGAGCATGGAGGTGGGCGCATGA